The following proteins come from a genomic window of Bacillus sp. (in: firmicutes):
- a CDS encoding protein-glutamate O-methyltransferase CheR, whose product MGNDYQDFITNVHRKTGIDLACYKEAQMKRRLTSLYEKKGYKNFQQFFEAMSTDRKVLDEFLDRMTINVSEFYRNGKRWEVLQKKIIPKLLEKNKKLKVWSAACSTGEEPYTLAMVLSNFMPLSQIQILATDLDETVINRAKIGIYPDRSLAEVPEDMKRKYFTKDGIFYKVSDEIKRTVTFKKHNLLADTFDTNFDLIVCRNVLIYFTEEAKEVLYKKFSAALRPGGILFVGSTEQIFNPQLYGFDTEDTFFYRKM is encoded by the coding sequence ATGGGAAATGACTACCAAGATTTTATAACAAATGTACATAGAAAAACAGGTATTGATTTAGCTTGCTATAAAGAAGCACAAATGAAACGAAGATTAACATCGTTATACGAGAAAAAGGGCTATAAAAATTTCCAACAGTTTTTTGAGGCAATGTCAACAGACAGAAAAGTTTTAGATGAATTTTTAGACAGAATGACAATTAATGTCTCTGAATTTTACCGCAATGGAAAACGTTGGGAAGTTTTGCAAAAAAAAATTATACCTAAGCTATTAGAGAAAAATAAGAAGCTAAAAGTATGGAGTGCAGCCTGTTCAACAGGGGAGGAGCCTTATACGTTAGCGATGGTATTATCGAATTTCATGCCGCTTTCGCAAATCCAAATCCTTGCAACTGATCTTGATGAAACAGTGATCAATCGAGCGAAAATTGGCATATACCCGGACAGGTCATTAGCAGAAGTGCCTGAAGATATGAAAAGGAAATATTTTACAAAGGATGGCATTTTCTATAAAGTAAGCGATGAAATAAAAAGGACGGTAACGTTTAAAAAGCATAATTTGTTGGCGGACACGTTCGATACTAATTTTGATTTAATTGTTTGCCGAAATGTGTTGATTTACTTTACAGAAGAGGCAAAGGAAGTTTTATATAAAAAGTTTAGTGCTGCTTTAAGACCTGGAGGCATATTGTTTGTCGGCAGTACAGAACAAATATTTAATCCCCAGTTATATGGTTTTGATACAGAGGATACTTTTTTTTATCGAAAAATGTAA
- the folE gene encoding GTP cyclohydrolase I FolE, with translation MNINHEQIEQAVRMILEAVGEDPNREGLLDTPKRVAKMYAEVFAGMNKDPKEYFDTIFSEDHEELVLVKDIPFYSMCEHHLVPFFGTAHVAYIPKGGKVVGLSKLARSVEAVASRPQLQERITKTIADAIVEKLKPYGVMVVVEAEHMCMTMRGVKKPGSKTVTSAVRGIFEKDTAARAEVLSLIKE, from the coding sequence GTGAACATAAACCATGAACAAATCGAACAAGCGGTTCGGATGATACTTGAAGCAGTAGGGGAAGACCCTAACCGAGAAGGGCTTTTAGACACCCCTAAACGAGTGGCAAAAATGTATGCCGAAGTTTTTGCTGGGATGAATAAGGATCCAAAAGAATACTTTGATACGATTTTTAGCGAAGATCATGAAGAACTTGTACTAGTAAAAGATATACCATTTTACTCAATGTGCGAGCATCACTTAGTTCCTTTTTTTGGAACGGCACATGTCGCTTATATTCCAAAGGGTGGAAAAGTGGTGGGCTTAAGCAAATTAGCGCGTTCTGTTGAAGCTGTTGCTTCGAGGCCGCAATTGCAAGAAAGAATTACAAAAACCATTGCTGATGCGATTGTTGAAAAGCTTAAACCATATGGAGTGATGGTTGTTGTCGAAGCAGAACATATGTGTATGACAATGCGAGGCGTTAAAAAGCCAGGTTCGAAGACGGTCACTTCTGCAGTTCGTGGCATATTTGAAAAGGATACTGCTGCAAGAGCAGAGGTTTTGTCATTAATAAAAGAATAG
- a CDS encoding demethylmenaquinone methyltransferase — MNDIYEEIEQIKADIEVRVKHPYLMKFIDVPVIDEQKLVLLYTILKEAKIPLNHDKLRQSIMATMLIQIALDTHELVGLHRIEDDNPFMKQRQLTVLAGDYYSGLYYYLLALIDDIPLLKILSIAIKEINEYKISVYQRDYSSIADYINGIAMIESLLVQKIAQYAGNLDMQEFSKQLLLVNRLHREKATFNLHGFSAIIDGMNSIGGRNALILVDNQIVKSIHYIDAFLQKHSRTYGFLGEKVMAFINDLDIAMEKVVKEGGRVGYSKEERVHNVFEKISEKYDVMNSIISFQRHKAWRKDTMKRMNVQPGSAALDVCCGTADWTVALSHAVGPEGKVVGLDFSKNMLKIGEQKVETLQLNNIELVHGNAMELPFADHTFDYVTIGFGLRNVPDYLQVLREMCRVVKPGGQVVCLETSQPTLIGFRQIYYFYFQFVMPLLGKLFAKSYKEYSWLQESAKDFPGQKELANMFKEAGLEKVQVKAYTGGVAAMHLGFKPISK; from the coding sequence GTGAACGACATCTATGAAGAAATAGAACAGATTAAAGCGGACATAGAAGTGCGAGTCAAACATCCTTACTTAATGAAGTTTATTGATGTCCCTGTTATAGATGAGCAAAAACTAGTATTACTTTATACGATTTTAAAAGAAGCGAAAATACCACTCAATCATGATAAGTTACGGCAATCGATCATGGCAACGATGCTCATCCAAATTGCCTTAGATACACATGAACTTGTTGGATTACATCGGATTGAAGACGATAATCCGTTTATGAAACAACGCCAATTAACAGTGCTTGCTGGGGATTATTATAGTGGTCTTTATTATTATTTATTAGCATTAATTGATGATATTCCGTTGTTAAAAATATTATCCATTGCGATTAAAGAGATTAATGAGTATAAAATTTCTGTCTATCAAAGGGATTACAGTAGCATTGCTGATTATATAAATGGCATCGCCATGATAGAATCTCTTTTAGTGCAAAAGATTGCCCAATATGCTGGTAATTTAGACATGCAAGAATTTTCCAAACAATTATTATTAGTGAATAGGTTACACCGTGAAAAAGCGACTTTCAACTTACATGGTTTTTCCGCAATCATTGACGGAATGAATAGCATTGGGGGACGAAATGCCCTCATTTTAGTTGATAATCAAATCGTGAAATCGATTCACTATATTGATGCATTCCTCCAAAAGCATTCTAGAACCTACGGCTTTCTCGGTGAGAAGGTAATGGCATTTATCAATGATTTGGATATTGCGATGGAAAAAGTGGTGAAAGAAGGGGGAAGAGTGGGTTATTCAAAGGAAGAACGCGTCCATAACGTATTTGAAAAAATTTCAGAAAAATATGATGTCATGAACTCAATCATAAGTTTTCAACGTCATAAAGCATGGCGGAAAGACACGATGAAAAGGATGAACGTTCAACCTGGTTCAGCAGCCCTTGATGTATGTTGTGGAACAGCTGATTGGACAGTTGCATTGTCCCATGCCGTTGGACCTGAAGGGAAAGTAGTCGGACTGGACTTCAGTAAAAATATGTTAAAAATTGGCGAACAAAAGGTCGAAACTTTACAACTTAACAACATTGAGCTTGTACATGGAAATGCGATGGAACTTCCGTTTGCTGATCATACATTTGATTATGTGACAATCGGTTTTGGGCTACGTAATGTCCCTGATTATTTGCAGGTTTTACGCGAAATGTGCCGAGTTGTAAAACCTGGTGGACAGGTCGTCTGTCTTGAAACCTCTCAGCCAACTTTGATTGGTTTTAGGCAAATTTATTATTTTTATTTTCAATTTGTTATGCCGCTTTTGGGCAAACTATTTGCCAAAAGCTATAAAGAGTATTCATGGCTCCAAGAGTCTGCTAAAGACTTTCCAGGACAAAAGGAATTGGCCAATATGTTTAAGGAAGCTGGGCTTGAAAAAGTCCAAGTGAAAGCCTATACAGGTGGGGTTGCGGCAATGCATCTAGGCTTTAAACCCATTTCTAAATAA
- the hepT gene encoding heptaprenyl diphosphate synthase component II — MKLKRLYSFINSDLDIIEKALEETIQAENPVLKEASMHLLQAGGKRIRPVFVLLSAKFGHYNIDIIKNVAVALELIHTASLVHDDVIDNAELRRGAPTIKAKWDNRIAMYTGDYIFARAVELMTNIKKIEAHQVLSKTMVELCVGEIEQIKDKYDWNQSVRTYLRRIKRKTAILIAVSCQLGAIVSEAPVQVQRQLSRFGYYVGMAFQITDDILDFTGTEKELGKPAGSDLLQGNITLPVLYALQNDTVRKEIIDTFDMTNEEKIKQIISLVKNSGGIEYSKEISERYLKKAHEIIKNLPNCKEKTTLSNIAKYIGKRKF, encoded by the coding sequence ATGAAACTGAAAAGGCTTTACTCATTTATAAATTCAGACTTAGATATTATTGAAAAAGCATTGGAAGAGACTATACAGGCTGAAAATCCGGTGCTGAAAGAAGCCTCTATGCATTTATTGCAGGCTGGTGGGAAGCGCATTCGACCAGTCTTTGTTTTATTGTCGGCGAAATTTGGTCATTATAATATTGATATCATAAAAAATGTAGCTGTTGCTCTTGAATTAATACATACCGCTTCCTTAGTTCACGATGATGTAATCGATAATGCAGAATTACGTAGAGGTGCGCCGACAATAAAAGCAAAATGGGATAATCGAATAGCCATGTATACGGGCGACTATATTTTTGCCAGAGCTGTTGAGTTAATGACAAATATAAAAAAGATTGAAGCCCATCAAGTCTTATCGAAAACAATGGTAGAGCTTTGTGTTGGTGAGATTGAGCAAATTAAAGATAAATATGATTGGAATCAAAGTGTACGTACGTACTTGCGGCGAATTAAAAGAAAAACAGCCATTCTTATTGCCGTTAGCTGCCAGCTTGGTGCGATTGTTTCGGAAGCACCAGTGCAAGTTCAAAGACAATTATCCCGCTTCGGCTATTATGTTGGTATGGCTTTTCAAATAACAGATGATATTCTTGATTTTACTGGAACAGAGAAGGAGCTTGGGAAACCTGCTGGTAGTGACCTATTACAAGGAAATATTACGTTGCCCGTTCTTTATGCGCTTCAAAATGATACAGTTAGGAAAGAAATTATCGATACCTTTGATATGACGAATGAAGAAAAGATTAAACAAATCATTTCTTTAGTGAAAAATTCGGGTGGAATTGAATATTCTAAGGAAATTAGTGAACGCTACTTAAAAAAGGCTCATGAGATTATTAAAAACCTACCGAATTGTAAAGAAAAAACAACGTTGTCAAATATTGCGAAATATATCGGGAAGCGCAAGTTTTGA
- the mtrB gene encoding trp RNA-binding attenuation protein MtrB, with product MSSQSSTNNDFIVIKAKSDGVTVIGLTRGTDTKFHHSEKLDKGEVMIAQFTEHTSAIKIRGKAVIQTAHGEMDTEV from the coding sequence ATGAGTAGTCAATCTTCTACAAACAATGATTTTATTGTAATCAAAGCGAAAAGTGATGGAGTTACAGTGATTGGTCTTACAAGAGGGACAGACACAAAATTCCACCATTCGGAAAAATTGGATAAAGGTGAAGTGATGATTGCCCAATTTACTGAGCATACATCAGCGATTAAAATACGTGGGAAAGCAGTTATTCAAACAGCCCATGGTGAAATGGATACAGAGGTTTAA
- the aroC gene encoding chorismate synthase, translating to MRYLTAGESHGPQLTTILEGIPAQLSLVAEDINEELARRQKGHGRGRRMQIEKDQVQILSGVRHGKTLGSPITLVVENNDWAHWTKVMGIEPLTDDLSEDEIKRKITRPRPGHADLVGAIKYGHRDMRNVLERSSARETTVRVAAGAVAKKLLAELGITVVGHVLEIGGVKAENLSYESLEDLKERTEQSPVRCLDGVAEKKMMAAIDQAKEDGDSIGGIVEVIIDGLPAGIGSYTHYDNKLDAKLAAAIVSINAFKGVEFGIGFEAARRPGSQVHDEIIWNEKEGYTRKSNNLGGFEGGMTTGMPIVVRGVMKPIPTLYKPLQSVDIDTKEPFEASIERSDSCAVPAAAVVAEAVVAWEVAKAIVDQFGKDRVDQIQENIEKWNERARMY from the coding sequence ATGAGATATTTAACTGCGGGTGAATCTCATGGACCGCAATTAACAACTATTTTAGAAGGAATACCTGCGCAGCTATCATTAGTTGCTGAGGATATAAATGAAGAGCTTGCTCGTCGTCAAAAAGGACATGGAAGAGGACGCCGGATGCAAATTGAAAAGGACCAAGTGCAAATTTTAAGTGGAGTCCGCCACGGAAAAACATTGGGCTCTCCGATTACTCTTGTAGTAGAGAATAATGATTGGGCACATTGGACAAAAGTAATGGGTATTGAACCACTTACTGACGACCTAAGTGAAGATGAAATAAAGCGGAAAATTACGCGACCGCGCCCTGGGCATGCTGACCTTGTTGGTGCCATTAAATATGGCCATCGCGATATGAGAAATGTTCTTGAACGTTCATCAGCGCGGGAAACGACTGTGCGTGTAGCAGCCGGTGCCGTTGCGAAAAAGTTATTAGCTGAATTAGGCATTACTGTTGTTGGCCATGTTTTAGAAATTGGTGGCGTAAAAGCAGAAAACCTTTCTTATGAAAGTCTAGAAGATTTAAAAGAAAGAACGGAACAATCACCTGTCCGTTGCCTTGATGGAGTAGCTGAGAAAAAAATGATGGCAGCAATTGATCAAGCGAAAGAAGATGGCGATTCGATTGGTGGCATTGTCGAGGTTATTATCGATGGACTACCTGCTGGCATTGGCAGCTATACACATTATGACAATAAACTTGATGCAAAACTTGCTGCTGCAATTGTTAGTATTAATGCCTTTAAAGGGGTAGAATTTGGCATTGGTTTTGAAGCGGCGAGACGTCCCGGTAGTCAAGTCCATGATGAGATTATCTGGAATGAAAAAGAAGGCTATACTAGAAAATCGAATAATTTAGGTGGTTTTGAAGGTGGCATGACAACAGGTATGCCAATCGTTGTTCGCGGTGTAATGAAACCAATCCCGACACTATACAAGCCTTTACAAAGTGTTGATATTGATACAAAAGAGCCATTCGAGGCAAGCATTGAGCGCTCTGATAGCTGTGCCGTTCCTGCTGCAGCTGTTGTTGCCGAAGCCGTTGTTGCATGGGAGGTTGCAAAAGCAATTGTCGACCAGTTTGGGAAAGACCGTGTTGACCAAATCCAAGAAAATATTGAAAAATGGAATGAAAGAGCGAGGATGTATTAA
- the ndk gene encoding nucleoside-diphosphate kinase → MEKTFIMIKPDGVQRQYVGEIISRFEKKGFKLLAAKLMTVPKELAEEHYAEHKERPFFGELVGFVTSSPVFAMVWQGEKIISTARQMMGATNPAEAQPGTIRGDFGITMSKNVIHGSDSPESAKREINLWFKENEICEYNKQVDEWVY, encoded by the coding sequence ATGGAAAAAACATTTATAATGATTAAGCCGGATGGTGTTCAAAGACAATATGTTGGTGAGATTATTTCTCGCTTTGAAAAAAAAGGTTTTAAATTATTAGCTGCTAAATTAATGACTGTACCAAAGGAATTAGCTGAAGAACATTATGCTGAGCATAAAGAGCGTCCTTTCTTTGGCGAGTTAGTAGGTTTTGTTACATCAAGCCCTGTTTTTGCAATGGTTTGGCAAGGAGAAAAAATTATTTCTACAGCACGTCAAATGATGGGCGCAACTAATCCTGCGGAAGCACAACCTGGGACAATTCGTGGTGATTTCGGGATCACAATGAGCAAAAATGTTATTCATGGCTCAGATTCACCAGAAAGCGCCAAGCGTGAAATTAATTTATGGTTTAAAGAAAATGAAATATGTGAATATAACAAGCAAGTAGATGAGTGGGTTTATTAA